The following are encoded together in the Leuconostoc mesenteroides subsp. mesenteroides ATCC 8293 genome:
- a CDS encoding glycoside-pentoside-hexuronide (GPH):cation symporter: MDNNKQVSWSERLSYALSDFGCNTIFQIVGTYFMVFSTDTMGIKASVVGGLFAVSAIIDSIDGVIWGQFIDRTHTRWGKSRPYWLWFSIPFALFCVMSFTAPNIPMVWKIVWIYIAYLGSKILYSGINIPVTSILPAMTSNPTERITLSTIRQFFGNLGAAIFLPLTLPAVALFASFFDKSNRNPSTSAIGWFLWALLLGVVTVVCLMTAFKGTRERVVTKDSNRAIPLRESVQALKGNYPWAIIIFINFVYWGSFAIRQSSLPYYFKYVLHNEELGSAVLAGTIITLISTALVPFFSRLIGKRNTMLLGMIGTALSQLILHFADKMGGNVPMILFGMLIYYISYGLVGALIAVMLSDAVDFGEWKNGVRAEGLVTSFSSFSAKLGMGLGSMLLSAVLSAGGYVALSNVSDSAQSLSALNAIRMGFIWIPMFGYIASGVVLLFNNVDKIENKMTKDLRMKHQLEQGE; encoded by the coding sequence ATGGACAATAATAAACAAGTTAGTTGGTCTGAAAGATTATCCTATGCCCTTTCAGATTTCGGATGTAACACTATATTTCAAATTGTAGGAACGTATTTTATGGTTTTTAGTACCGATACAATGGGAATAAAAGCATCGGTAGTTGGTGGATTATTCGCTGTTTCAGCAATTATTGATTCTATTGACGGAGTTATTTGGGGACAATTTATTGATAGGACCCATACGAGGTGGGGAAAATCCAGACCATATTGGCTATGGTTTTCAATTCCGTTTGCTTTGTTTTGTGTAATGTCATTTACTGCTCCGAATATTCCGATGGTTTGGAAAATTGTGTGGATTTATATTGCATATTTGGGATCTAAGATTCTTTATTCGGGAATTAATATCCCAGTAACATCTATCCTGCCGGCTATGACAAGCAACCCAACGGAGCGGATAACACTGTCGACTATTAGACAGTTTTTTGGAAATTTAGGTGCCGCAATATTCTTGCCATTGACTCTACCGGCAGTTGCTTTATTCGCCAGTTTTTTTGATAAAAGCAATCGTAATCCTTCAACTTCGGCAATAGGTTGGTTTTTATGGGCATTACTGCTTGGAGTGGTGACGGTTGTTTGTTTGATGACAGCCTTCAAGGGAACCAGAGAACGTGTTGTCACTAAAGACTCTAATCGCGCAATTCCTTTACGAGAATCAGTGCAAGCTTTGAAAGGCAACTATCCTTGGGCAATTATTATATTTATTAATTTTGTATACTGGGGGAGTTTTGCTATTAGGCAAAGTTCTTTGCCATATTATTTCAAATATGTACTCCATAATGAAGAACTCGGTAGCGCAGTGCTTGCCGGTACGATTATAACTTTAATATCTACTGCCTTAGTTCCTTTCTTTTCTAGATTAATTGGAAAACGGAATACAATGCTATTAGGAATGATTGGAACCGCATTATCACAATTAATTTTGCATTTTGCTGACAAAATGGGTGGTAATGTGCCAATGATTTTATTTGGAATGCTAATTTATTATATAAGCTATGGTCTTGTTGGAGCATTAATAGCAGTAATGTTATCAGATGCTGTTGACTTTGGTGAGTGGAAAAATGGTGTTCGTGCCGAGGGGCTTGTGACATCATTCAGCTCATTCAGTGCAAAGCTTGGTATGGGATTAGGAAGTATGCTTCTTTCAGCAGTGTTAAGTGCTGGGGGATACGTTGCCTTGTCGAATGTTTCCGATTCAGCACAAAGCTTGTCGGCATTAAATGCTATAAGAATGGGATTTATATGGATCCCTATGTTTGGTTATATTGCATCAGGCGTTGTCCTACTATTCAATAATGTAGATAAGATTGAAAATAAAATGACTAAAGACTTAAGAATGAAACATCAATTAGAGCAAGGTGAATGA